One stretch of Streptomyces sp. NBC_00443 DNA includes these proteins:
- a CDS encoding non-ribosomal peptide synthetase, which translates to MTSTASTTTTAEAGRAYWRGVLAAGGVTTVPRWTLAPVTGAAEHEAPLPQDLTDALSRLTDDLAVPLRTVLLAAHAKVLAALSGEHEVTTGYVALPTAPPLPCRLTVEPGSWRTLVHRTHRTESELLLHKDFPVDGLRRAAGLPGPVGEAEFDPIGDGGELAGNAVLRLDTPRPGEPPTLRLRYRTDALDADCAARIVGYHLTALTLIAADPDAAHDRQSLLSAEERRFQLEGLAGPRRELPDHRFHELFEQRVRAHPDAIAAVHGDRQWTYRELNARANRLARALLARGLRREGVVAVVTERNLDWAAAVLAVLKAGGVYLPVEPHFPADRITTMLTRAGCRLVLTEPGSTAMLDGALDALPAVRVLSVDAAYAEGHADSDLGVGVAPDQLAYIYFTSGSTGEPKGAMCEHAGMLNHLYAKIDDLGIGEGQVVAQTAPQCFDISLWQLASALLVGGRTLLVAQDAILDVPRFVDTIARGGVGVLQVVPSYLDAVVAYLERHPRALPDLRCVSVTGEALKWELVQRWFAAEPGIRLVNAYGLTETSDDTNHEVLDRAPDNGRISLGSPISNVHVHVVDEHLSPVPLGAPGAIVFSGVCVGRGYVNDPERTRQAFLPDPHHAGRRLYRGGDYGRWVPGGKLEFLGRQDTQIKIRGFRIEIGEVESAMLRAPGVRDGAVVAVEPAGRGGRLVAFYSGDGPLADAALRDRLGRSLPEYMVPSEFHWRASLPVTANGKVDRKALTALAAQVSAVMPNAGSAGSELGTAEEGRDTPRTPTERRLAALWAQVLGIPEHTIRRHDHFFDRGGTSLAAVRLAIALDRAVDIKDLTRHPVLADLARVVHGRSRADAQAAPAAGVGPVPPASS; encoded by the coding sequence ATGACATCCACGGCATCGACGACAACGACTGCGGAGGCCGGCCGGGCGTACTGGCGGGGTGTGCTCGCCGCCGGCGGAGTCACCACCGTCCCTCGGTGGACCCTCGCCCCGGTGACCGGTGCCGCCGAGCACGAGGCGCCGCTTCCCCAGGATCTGACGGACGCGCTGAGCCGTCTGACGGACGATCTGGCGGTACCTCTGCGCACGGTGCTGCTCGCCGCGCACGCCAAGGTTCTCGCCGCTCTGTCCGGCGAACACGAGGTCACGACCGGTTACGTCGCCCTGCCGACCGCGCCGCCGCTGCCCTGCCGGCTGACCGTCGAACCCGGCTCGTGGCGGACGCTGGTGCACCGCACCCACCGGACCGAGTCGGAACTGCTGCTGCACAAGGACTTCCCCGTCGACGGACTTCGGCGTGCGGCGGGCCTGCCCGGACCGGTCGGCGAGGCCGAGTTCGATCCGATCGGCGACGGCGGCGAACTCGCCGGGAACGCCGTGCTGCGGCTGGACACACCGCGACCGGGCGAGCCGCCCACGCTGCGGCTGCGGTACCGGACCGACGCGCTCGACGCGGACTGCGCCGCGAGGATCGTCGGCTACCACCTCACCGCGCTCACGCTGATCGCGGCCGATCCGGACGCCGCGCACGACCGGCAGAGTCTGCTCTCCGCCGAGGAGCGTCGCTTCCAGCTCGAAGGACTCGCCGGACCACGCCGCGAGCTGCCCGACCACCGCTTCCACGAGCTGTTCGAACAACGCGTCAGGGCGCACCCGGACGCCATAGCGGCCGTACACGGCGACCGGCAATGGACCTACCGGGAACTCAACGCGCGGGCCAACCGGCTGGCGCGGGCCCTGCTGGCCCGGGGACTGCGCCGCGAAGGCGTCGTCGCGGTGGTGACCGAGCGGAACCTGGACTGGGCGGCCGCCGTCCTGGCGGTCCTCAAGGCCGGCGGGGTGTACCTGCCCGTCGAGCCGCACTTCCCGGCCGACCGCATCACGACCATGCTCACGCGGGCCGGGTGCCGGCTCGTGCTGACCGAGCCGGGCAGCACCGCAATGCTGGACGGGGCCCTCGACGCGCTGCCCGCGGTCCGGGTGCTGTCCGTCGACGCTGCCTACGCGGAGGGCCACGCGGACTCCGACCTCGGTGTCGGCGTCGCACCGGACCAACTCGCCTACATCTATTTCACGTCCGGCTCCACCGGCGAGCCCAAGGGAGCCATGTGCGAGCACGCGGGCATGCTCAACCACCTCTACGCCAAGATCGACGACCTGGGGATCGGCGAGGGGCAGGTGGTCGCCCAGACCGCGCCCCAGTGCTTCGACATCTCGCTGTGGCAACTGGCTTCCGCGCTGCTGGTCGGCGGACGGACCCTGCTCGTCGCACAGGACGCGATCCTGGACGTGCCACGGTTCGTCGACACGATCGCCCGCGGCGGGGTCGGCGTCCTCCAGGTCGTGCCGTCGTACCTCGACGCGGTCGTGGCCTACCTGGAGCGGCACCCGCGCGCGCTGCCGGACCTGCGATGCGTGTCGGTCACCGGCGAGGCGCTGAAGTGGGAGCTCGTACAGCGCTGGTTCGCGGCCGAGCCCGGGATCAGGCTGGTCAACGCGTACGGGCTGACCGAGACGTCGGACGACACCAACCACGAGGTGCTGGACCGGGCGCCGGACAACGGACGGATCTCGCTCGGCTCGCCCATCAGCAACGTGCACGTCCACGTCGTGGACGAGCACCTTTCACCGGTGCCGCTCGGCGCCCCCGGCGCGATCGTCTTCTCCGGGGTCTGCGTCGGCCGCGGCTACGTCAACGACCCCGAGCGCACCCGGCAGGCCTTCCTGCCGGATCCGCACCACGCGGGCCGGCGGCTCTACCGGGGCGGCGACTACGGCCGCTGGGTGCCCGGGGGCAAGCTGGAGTTCCTCGGCCGCCAGGACACCCAGATCAAGATCCGCGGCTTCCGGATCGAGATCGGCGAGGTCGAGAGCGCCATGCTGCGGGCACCCGGGGTCCGCGACGGTGCGGTGGTGGCCGTCGAGCCGGCCGGCCGGGGCGGGCGCCTGGTGGCCTTCTACTCCGGTGACGGTCCGCTGGCGGACGCCGCCCTGAGGGACCGGCTGGGCCGGTCGCTGCCCGAGTACATGGTCCCCTCGGAGTTCCACTGGCGGGCGAGCCTGCCCGTGACCGCCAACGGCAAGGTCGACAGGAAAGCGCTCACCGCGCTCGCCGCGCAGGTCAGCGCCGTGATGCCGAACGCCGGATCCGCCGGATCCGAGCTCGGCACGGCCGAGGAGGGCCGCGACACCCCCCGCACGCCGACCGAACGGCGGCTGGCCGCCCTGTGGGCTCAGGTGCTCGGCATACCGGAGCACACGATCCGCCGGCACGACCACTTCTTCGACCGCGGCGGCACCTCCCTCGCGGCGGTGCGGCTCGCGATCGCCCTCGACCGTGCGGTGGACATCAAGGACCTCACGCGCCACCCGGTCCTGGCCGACCTGGCCCGCGTCGTTCACGGCAGATCCCGCGCCGACGCGCAGGCGGCCCCCGCGGCCGGCGTCGGCCCCGTACCACCCGCTTCCTCCTGA
- a CDS encoding TauD/TfdA family dioxygenase codes for MPTSPPVPMLDVELQPGKPPILRAGSTGDAASWAAEHRDAVRAVVAEHGSVLVRGLGLGDQAGTAAVFRRLASALMTEKEAFASRRTYADGVYSSSKWPPHQPMCMHHELSYTLEFPGLMLFACLSAPDAGGATALADAPTVLGALPTDLVERFLREGWLLTRNYNEEIGASLTDAFGSEDRGAVESYCRAAAIEFEWQPDGGLRTWQRRSAVVRHPVTGRRCWFNQIAFLNEWTLAPEIREYLVDIYGADGLPFNTRYGDGAPIGEDTVQLLNDVYQSHTVREPWQAGDLMLVDNVRTAHSREPYEGPREVLVAMADAVRLADCSPTVEVITR; via the coding sequence ATGCCGACCTCGCCCCCTGTGCCGATGCTCGACGTCGAACTTCAGCCCGGCAAACCCCCGATCCTGCGTGCCGGCTCCACCGGTGACGCGGCGAGTTGGGCCGCCGAGCACCGGGACGCGGTGCGCGCCGTCGTCGCCGAGCACGGTTCGGTCCTGGTCCGTGGCCTCGGACTGGGCGACCAGGCCGGGACCGCCGCCGTCTTCCGGCGGCTGGCATCCGCTCTGATGACCGAGAAGGAGGCATTCGCATCCCGGCGGACCTACGCCGACGGCGTGTACTCCTCGTCGAAGTGGCCACCGCACCAGCCGATGTGCATGCACCACGAACTCAGTTACACCCTGGAGTTCCCCGGCCTGATGCTGTTCGCCTGCCTCAGCGCCCCCGACGCCGGCGGGGCGACCGCGCTGGCCGACGCACCCACCGTGCTGGGCGCGCTGCCCACCGATCTCGTCGAGCGGTTCCTCAGGGAGGGCTGGCTGCTCACCCGCAACTACAACGAGGAGATCGGGGCGTCCCTGACCGATGCCTTCGGCAGTGAGGACCGCGGTGCGGTCGAGAGCTACTGCCGCGCGGCGGCGATCGAGTTCGAGTGGCAACCCGACGGCGGACTGCGGACCTGGCAGCGCCGCAGCGCCGTGGTGCGGCACCCGGTCACCGGCCGGCGCTGCTGGTTCAACCAGATCGCCTTCCTCAACGAGTGGACCCTGGCCCCGGAGATACGCGAGTACCTGGTCGACATCTACGGCGCCGACGGGCTGCCGTTCAACACCCGCTACGGGGACGGCGCACCGATCGGCGAGGACACCGTGCAGCTGCTGAACGACGTCTATCAGTCCCACACCGTGCGCGAGCCGTGGCAGGCCGGCGACCTGATGCTCGTCGACAACGTCCGCACAGCCCACAGCAGGGAGCCGTACGAGGGGCCGCGCGAGGTGCTCGTCGCGATGGCGGACGCGGTGCGCCTGGCCGACTGCTCGCCCACCGTGGAGGTGATCACCCGATGA